In Methanotorris formicicus Mc-S-70, the sequence ATCAAAGATTTGTATCTTAAGAGAGGAGATCGAATGATATTAAAGGGACTAAATTTAGAAATTGGAGAAAATGAAATTCATGCTGTTGTAGGACCAAATGGGGCTGGAAAATCAACCTTATCTTATGCCTTAATGGGTTGTAGTGGTTATGATCCGGTAAAAGGAGAAATTATATTTAAGGGAGTGAATATTATTGATAAATCAATAACTGAAAGGGCAAGAATGGGAATGACTTTAGCATGGCAAGAACCGGCAAGATTTGAGGGAATTACAGTTAAGCAATACCTATCTCTTGGAATGAGAGAATATGATGAGGAGAAGATATACAAGGCATTGGAATTTGTTAATCTTTGCCCTAATACTTATTTGAATAGATTTGTTGATGATAGTTTGAGTGGTGGAGAGAGGAAGAGGATTGAATTGGCATCAATTTTATGCATGGAGCCAGATTTGGCAATTTTAGATGAGCCAGATAGCGGGATTGATATCGTTTCTTTGGATGAAATAACGAAACTCTTTAAACATTTAAAGAAAAATGGCTCATCAGTTTTGGTAATTACCCACAGGGAAGAGATTACAAACTGTGCTGATAAGGCATCTTTGCTTTGCGATGGAAAAATCATTAAAACTGGGGATCCAAAAGATGTTGGAGAGTATTATAAAAAAGAATGCGGAAAGTGTCTGATAAAAGTACCATCAATAAAAAAGGAAATTGAGGAAGGTAGCAAATAAAATTCGTATTTGGGTGAAATTATGGACAAAGACCTTAAAGAAATTTTAGAGGCATATAAGTTAACCAATGGAAATCCAGAAGAACTCGTTCATGGAAAAGGCCCGAGGATGATAGTTAAAGAAAATAAAATTTTAGGAGTTAAGGCTGCAGAAGGGATTGTATTGGATGGGAAGGTTGTAGATGGAAGAATTGTAGCAAAGGTTATTGTAAAGGAGGGGTATAAATTTGAAACACCCATGCATATGTGCTTTGGAGTGACAGAGGAAGTTGCAGATCAGATAATTGATGTTGAGATAATTTTGGAAGATAATAGTGAGATAACCCTAATGTCTCATTGTTCATTCCCAAAGGCAAAGAATGTAAAGCACATAATGGATGGAAAAATAACTATTGGGAAGAACGCAAAATTTGTATATAAGGAGATTCATTTCCATGGAGAAACTGGGGGGATTTTAGTAAAACCAACAGTAAGAGCAACTGTTAAGGAAGGGGGAGTCTATATATCTGAATTAACCCTAACAAAAGGTAGAATAGGGTTTTTGGAGATTGATACTGATGTCGTTGTGGAGAAGAATGGGGTTGTTGATATAACAACAAAAACCTATGCAGTGGAGGATGACAAGGTTATAATCAACGAAACTGTAAAATTAAATGGAAAGGAAGGAAGATGCATAATAAAAAGCAGGGGGGCGGCAAAGGATAACTCAGAGGTGACATTAAAGTTAAAGATAGAGGGCAATGCCCCTTACTGTAAAGGGCATATAGACTGTGCAGAAGTTATTAAAGGGGATGCAACAGTTGAATCAATTCCAATTGTTGTTGTTAGGGACGATAGGGCAAGAATTACCCATGAGGCGGCAATTGGTAGTGTAGATAAAAAGCAAGTAGAAACTCTAATGGCAAAGGGATTGGATGAGGATGAGGCAATAGAGATTATAGTTAAAGGAATGATTGGGGAATAATTAAAATTATTATTTGTTCTTTCTTTTTTCTTTTTTCTCTCTTATCATAGGTATTCTGTAAATTCTACCGCATTCTAAGCAGGTTATAACAACATGTGGATAGCACTTACTCTTAACCCTAACTCTTGCGTTTTTTCCATATAATAGTATGGTGTTACATCTTCTGCAAATCCTTCTTTTCCATTTTTTTGGAAATCTAACCCTAACTTTCATTGCAATTCTCCTCGCTAATGACACGTATCTCTTTACTCTATTCCAATTTCCTTTTTTTGCCTCTTCTTCTGCAAGATTCATTAATATCTCTATTCTTTCAAGTGCTATTCTTTTTGCTCTTTTAAGCGTTCTCCTGTATTTCATACTTCCACACAAAATTTACATTCGTTTAAATTCCAAACGTCTCAACATTCTTTGGGTATAGTTTTTTAACTTCGTCCACGATTTCTTTAGCAATTTCCGTTTTTTTGCCACTAATTTTTTTGATTAAATTGTTTTTACTTATGATAACAACCTCATTATAATCATCCCCAAAGTAGTGCTTTGATAAATCGTTCGCTATTACCATATCCAAGTTGTATTTTTCCATCCTGTCCTTTGCTTTTTCTATTAGTTCTTCTTCCTCTACCCCATATTCTGACTTGAATCCGATAATTATTTTATCCTTAAATACCTTCCTCAATTCTTCCAATACCTTTGGATTTCTTTTTAATTTTATTGTTAATTCCTCATTTTCAGAACTTATTTTTTTATCTGATGTGTTTTTTGGTTTATAATCGGAGATTGCCGCACATGAGATAATAATATCTGCGTCCTTTCCAATCTCCAATGCCTTATTTAACATCTCCTCTGCAGTTAAAACCTTATGCGTTTTTATATAGTATGGGGGCGTTAAACCGAGTGCATTTATAGCCTCAACCTCAAAACCTTCCTTGCAAAATGCCTCTGCCAATGCAATCCCCATTTTTCCAGAGGAAAGGTTACTTATAACCCTAACTTTATCAATAAACTCTGCAGTTCCTCCATTCAATATTAAAACCTTCTTATCCATTTTATTTCCAATTTTTTCAATAACAAATCCTACGACATCCTCTATTGATGCTACTTTTGCTTTTTCTTCTTCCATTTTTGGAGATATTAAGTAAGTCTTTTTCTTTAATTTTAATTTTTCGATATGTTCTTTTACCGCATCAAACATATTCTCGTGCATCGCTGGGACAATAAACAATGGTTTTTTTTCCAAAAACACCATTGCAGTTGTATTTACAATATTATCAGCAATATTCAATGCTATCTTACTTATAATGTTGGCAGTTGCAGGATATATGATCATCGCGTCACATTCATCATACAAAGCAACATGCTCAATATTTCCAGTTATCGCTTCCATAACCTCATTACCACATCCAAACGTCAATGCATCTCTACCAACGATCTTTTTAACCTCTTCAGTGATGATACAATAAACCTCTGCTCCATGCCTTATAAGTTCCCTCATCAACTTTGGGGTCTCTATCGCTGCAATTGAAGACGTAACTCCAACTACAATCTTTTTGTTCTCTAGAAGTTTTGATTTTGTTCCCCTTAGTTTTTTTGTAGGATGGATGTTAATCACCTTAATTCTATTTTTTATTTTAAGTTACTGATAGTGTGATTTAACACTATTAA encodes:
- the coaBC gene encoding bifunctional phosphopantothenoylcysteine decarboxylase/phosphopantothenate--cysteine ligase CoaBC; amino-acid sequence: MHPTKKLRGTKSKLLENKKIVVGVTSSIAAIETPKLMRELIRHGAEVYCIITEEVKKIVGRDALTFGCGNEVMEAITGNIEHVALYDECDAMIIYPATANIISKIALNIADNIVNTTAMVFLEKKPLFIVPAMHENMFDAVKEHIEKLKLKKKTYLISPKMEEEKAKVASIEDVVGFVIEKIGNKMDKKVLILNGGTAEFIDKVRVISNLSSGKMGIALAEAFCKEGFEVEAINALGLTPPYYIKTHKVLTAEEMLNKALEIGKDADIIISCAAISDYKPKNTSDKKISSENEELTIKLKRNPKVLEELRKVFKDKIIIGFKSEYGVEEEELIEKAKDRMEKYNLDMVIANDLSKHYFGDDYNEVVIISKNNLIKKISGKKTEIAKEIVDEVKKLYPKNVETFGI
- a CDS encoding ribonuclease P protein component 4, with translation MKYRRTLKRAKRIALERIEILMNLAEEEAKKGNWNRVKRYVSLARRIAMKVRVRFPKKWKRRICRRCNTILLYGKNARVRVKSKCYPHVVITCLECGRIYRIPMIREKKEKRKNK
- a CDS encoding SufB/SufD family protein translates to MDKDLKEILEAYKLTNGNPEELVHGKGPRMIVKENKILGVKAAEGIVLDGKVVDGRIVAKVIVKEGYKFETPMHMCFGVTEEVADQIIDVEIILEDNSEITLMSHCSFPKAKNVKHIMDGKITIGKNAKFVYKEIHFHGETGGILVKPTVRATVKEGGVYISELTLTKGRIGFLEIDTDVVVEKNGVVDITTKTYAVEDDKVIINETVKLNGKEGRCIIKSRGAAKDNSEVTLKLKIEGNAPYCKGHIDCAEVIKGDATVESIPIVVVRDDRARITHEAAIGSVDKKQVETLMAKGLDEDEAIEIIVKGMIGE
- a CDS encoding ABC transporter ATP-binding protein, producing the protein MLLVIKDLYLKRGDRMILKGLNLEIGENEIHAVVGPNGAGKSTLSYALMGCSGYDPVKGEIIFKGVNIIDKSITERARMGMTLAWQEPARFEGITVKQYLSLGMREYDEEKIYKALEFVNLCPNTYLNRFVDDSLSGGERKRIELASILCMEPDLAILDEPDSGIDIVSLDEITKLFKHLKKNGSSVLVITHREEITNCADKASLLCDGKIIKTGDPKDVGEYYKKECGKCLIKVPSIKKEIEEGSK